One Oncorhynchus masou masou isolate Uvic2021 chromosome 2, UVic_Omas_1.1, whole genome shotgun sequence genomic region harbors:
- the LOC135505939 gene encoding transmembrane protein 208-like isoform X1 yields MAPKGKVGTKGKKQIYEENGATLKFYTRVILGANAIYTVLNLLVFYSSSTFWTWFALVFAISVYVGSYRSMTAMAKAVIGEDGSLLDGGIDLNMEQGMAEHLKDVILLTAILQVLSTISSWFWYLWLLAPARAMFLLWVNFLGPWFSAETPGAAPEEVNEKKQRRQERRQMKRF; encoded by the exons ATGGCG CCCAAAGGTAAGGTCGGCACTAAAGGCAAGAAGCAAATCTACGAGGAGAATGGGGCGACACTCAAGTTCTACACCAGAGTAATCTTGGGAGCCAAC GCGATATACACTGTGTTAAACCTCTTGGTCTTCTATAGCTCTTCAACGTTTTGGACATGG TTTGCCCTGGTGTTTGCAATATCAGTGTATGTGGGCAGTTACCGCTCCATGACTGCCATGGCCAAAGCAGTGATTGGTGAGGATGGGAGTCTGCTGGACGGAGGAATAGATCTGAACATGGAGCAGGGGATGGCAGA GCATCTGAAGGATGTTATCCTGCTAACTGCCATATTACAAGTGCTCAGCACCATCTCCTCCTGGTTCTGGTATCTTTGGCTGCTG GCCCCGGCCCGTGCAATGTTCCTGCTGTGGGTGAACTTCCTAGGCCCCTGGTTTTCGGCCGAGACCCCTGGTGCCGCCCCAGAGGAGGTGAATGAGAAGAAGCAGAGACGACAGGAGCGCAGACAGATGAAGAGGTTCTAG
- the LOC135505939 gene encoding transmembrane protein 208-like isoform X2: MTAMAKAVIGEDGSLLDGGIDLNMEQGMAEHLKDVILLTAILQVLSTISSWFWYLWLLAPARAMFLLWVNFLGPWFSAETPGAAPEEVNEKKQRRQERRQMKRF; encoded by the exons ATGACTGCCATGGCCAAAGCAGTGATTGGTGAGGATGGGAGTCTGCTGGACGGAGGAATAGATCTGAACATGGAGCAGGGGATGGCAGA GCATCTGAAGGATGTTATCCTGCTAACTGCCATATTACAAGTGCTCAGCACCATCTCCTCCTGGTTCTGGTATCTTTGGCTGCTG GCCCCGGCCCGTGCAATGTTCCTGCTGTGGGTGAACTTCCTAGGCCCCTGGTTTTCGGCCGAGACCCCTGGTGCCGCCCCAGAGGAGGTGAATGAGAAGAAGCAGAGACGACAGGAGCGCAGACAGATGAAGAGGTTCTAG
- the katnb1 gene encoding katanin p80 WD40 repeat-containing subunit B1, whose translation MAVANTTKTSWRLQEIVAHSSNVACLALGKNSGRLLATGGEDCRVNIWAVSKPNCIMSLTGHNNPVECVKFNNSEEQVVAGSQSGSLRVWDLEAAKILRTLMGHKANICSLDFHPFGEYLASGSMDTNIKLWDVRRKGCVFRYKGHTQAVRCLAFSPDGKWLASASDDSTIKLWDLTAGKMITEFTAHTGAINIIQFHPNEYLLASGSSDRTIKLWDLEKFKMIGSSGGEMGPVRCLAFNLDGCCLYSGAVDSLRVYGWEPDRCFDVVPVGWGKVADLAICNHQLIGVSYNLANVSSYVVDLTRVKKSGSVIQGVIQDDQPLTEPSPKGSTLRRNYERPLTTCSTQRVKQSSESERRSPEGEIRSPSSEDEKESSAEIRNPEDYKEIFQPKSAISRTPPKNEPFPAPLEDESFVVRANQGLVEVMTPMTDRQQPGLLKNLPVASSTPVLRVEPTVVATVPCPIPVVTARPPTNHAPAPHPAPPPVVAMAKAKPQPSVILSSRNEPIGLNVGDFLPPARNNRSSVLGDDEALAQIRKGHDTMCVMLTSRHKNLDTIRAVWGSGDVKTSLDSAVSMKDLSIVVDILNIVNLKPSLWKLDLCTSILPQIEELLQSKYESYMQTGCTSLKLILKRFWPLISDTLTAPPSVGVDITREERHQKCKACYKLLKNLSDLVKNKADQVGRHGSAFKELQLLMAPLDY comes from the exons ATGGCTGTGGCCAACACCACCAAAACATCATGGAGATTAC AGGAGATTGTAGCCCACTCCAGTAATGTGGCGTGTCTGGCCCTGGGGAAGAACTCTGGCCGTCTGCTAGCCACTGGGGGAGAGGACTGCCGAGTCAACATCTGGGCAGTCAGCAAACCCAACTGCATCATG aGTTTGACAGGCCATAATAACCCAGTAGAGTGTGTGAAGTTTAATAACTCTGAGGAGCAGGTGGTGGCTGGCTCACAGTCCGGATCACTGCGTGTATGGGACCTGGAGGCTGCAAAGA TCCTAAGAACTCTAATGGGACACAAGGCCAATATCTGTAGCTTGGACTTCCACCCATTTGGGGAATACCTGGCATCTGGTTCCATGGACACCAACATcaag CTGTGGGATGTACGGAGAAAGGGCTGTGTGTTCAGGTACAAG GGTCACACTCAGGCAGTGAGGTGCCTGGCCTTCAGTCCAGATGGGAAATGGTTGGCCTCTGCGAGTGATGACAGCACCATCAAG CTGTGGGACCTGACTGCAGGGAAGATGATCACAGAGTTCACAGCACACACCGGAGCCATCAACATCATCCAGTTCCACCCCAACGAGTATCTGCTAGCGTCAGGCAGCTCTGACAG GACCATCAAACTGTGGGATCTGGAAAAGTTCAAGATGATTGGCTCTTCAGGGGGAGAGATGGGACCCGTCAG gtGTCTGGCCTTTAACCTGGATGGCTGCTGTCTGTACAGTGGAGCTGTGGACTCTCTCCGTGTGTATGGCTGGGAGCCCGACCGCTGCTTTGATGTGGTGCCAGTGGGCTGGGGCAAGGTGGCAGACCTGGCTATCTGCAACCACCAGCTG atTGGCGTGTCGTACAATCTGGCTAATGTTTCGTCCTACGTGGTGGATCTGACGCGGGTGAAGAAGTCTGGCTCTGTGATCCAAGGCGTAATCCAGGACGACCAGCCGCTCACAGAGCCCTCCCCGAAAGGATCCACGCTGCGACGCAACTACGAGCGACCCCTGACCACCTGCAGCACACAGAG GGTAAAGCAGAGTTCTGAGTCAGAGCGGCGCAGTCCCGAGGGGGAGATAAGGAGCCCCAGCAGCGAGGACGAGAAGGAGTCCTCCGCCGAGATCCGTAACCCCGAGGACTACAAAGAGATCTTCCAGCCAAAGAGCGCCATCT CTCGCACCCCCCCAAAGAATGAGCCCTTCCCTGCCCCCTTAGAAGATG AGAGTTTTGTGGTGAGGGCTAACCAAGGGCTGGTGGAGGTCATGACTCCtatgactgacagacagcag CCCGGCCTGTTGAAGAACCTTCCAGTGGCATCGTCCACTCCGGTCCTGAGGGTGGAGCCTACCGTGGTCGCCACGGTGCCCTGTCCCATCCCAGTGGTAACCGCACGGCCGCCGACTAACCACGCCCCTGCACCCCACCCAGCCCCCCCACCGGTCGTTGCTATGGCGAAGGCCAAACCCCAGCCCAGCGTCATCCTCTCCTCCAGGAATGAACCAATAGGACTCAACGTGGGAGATTTCCttcct CCTGCTCGTAACAACCGATCCAGTGTGCTGGGTGATGACGAGGCTCTGGCCCAGATCAGAAAGGGTCATGACACCATGTGTGTGATGCTCACCAGCCGACACAAGAACCTGGACACTATCAGAGCCGTGTGGGGCAGCGGGGACGTCAAG ACCTCCTTGGACTCTGCGGTCTCGATGAAGGATCTCTCGATCGTCGTGGACATCCTCAACATCGTTAACCTCAAACC GTCGCTATGGAAACTGGACCTGTGTACCTCTATCTTGCCCCAGATTGAAGAGCTGCTGCAAAGCAAGTATGAGAG TTACATGCAGACGGGTTGCACGTCTCTGAAGCTGATCCTGAAGCGTTTCTGGCCTCTCATCTCAGACACGCTGACAGCGCCCCCCTCTGTTGGAGTGGATATAACACGGGAGGAACG CCACCAGAAGTGCAAGGCATGCTACAAGCTGCTGAAGAACCTCAGCGACTTGGTGAAGAACAAGGCCGACCAGGTGGGTCGCCACGGCAGCGCCTTCAAAGAGCTGCAACTGCTCATGGCGCCACTGGACTACTGA